From a region of the Actinomadura luzonensis genome:
- a CDS encoding alpha/beta fold hydrolase, whose protein sequence is MIREAHVNGIKLVYREEGDPNAPLMVLIHGRTADHNDWNGITQHFAARHRVLVPDLRGHGGSDRPGAYPVPAMAEDVAGLIVRTGGGGPATVVGHSLGGMVAYRLAVSRPELVARLVLEDVPPPLPIADRPPLVEDGSTGFDRRMMHDTERQIRDPDPAWQADLARIAAPTLVVSGGAASPFDAAALAAMIPGAELVTIEAGHLVHATERAAFLRAVDAFLQG, encoded by the coding sequence GTGATTCGCGAAGCACACGTCAACGGGATCAAGCTCGTGTACCGGGAGGAAGGGGACCCGAACGCTCCCCTGATGGTGCTGATCCACGGCCGCACGGCCGACCACAACGACTGGAACGGCATCACCCAGCACTTCGCCGCCCGCCACCGGGTGCTCGTGCCCGACCTGCGCGGGCACGGGGGCAGCGACCGGCCGGGGGCGTACCCGGTGCCCGCCATGGCCGAGGACGTGGCCGGGCTGATCGTCCGGACCGGAGGGGGCGGGCCGGCGACGGTGGTCGGGCACTCGCTCGGCGGCATGGTGGCCTACCGGCTCGCCGTGAGCCGTCCCGAGCTGGTGGCGCGGCTCGTGCTGGAGGACGTGCCGCCGCCGTTGCCGATCGCGGACCGGCCGCCTCTCGTCGAGGACGGCTCCACCGGCTTCGACCGGCGGATGATGCACGACACCGAGCGCCAGATCCGCGACCCCGACCCGGCCTGGCAGGCGGACCTGGCCAGGATCGCCGCGCCGACGCTGGTGGTGTCGGGCGGCGCGGCCTCGCCGTTCGACGCGGCGGCGCTGGCGGCCATGATCCCGGGGGCCGAGCTGGTGACGATCGAGGCCGGGCATCTGGTCCACGCCACCGAGCGGGCGGCGTTCCTGCGCGCGGTGGACGCCTTCCTGCAAGGCTGA
- a CDS encoding alpha/beta hydrolase: MIIRVVLALALSAPPVLIPAAPASAAPQPRPCPVAVPARTTCGFLTVPERRDAPGRTIRVGYALHRSAARDRRPDPVVYMSGGPGSASLQLTGFLAQMFPDRDVVTVEQRGGRYSEPVLSCPETAAALLGQLRTPRDDVAAAAVRCRDRLREQGVDLRGYTTREIAADVVALRRELGYPSWNLFGVSYSTRVMALAAATDPDGTRSLVLDSYLPQSVAWYDDAARNLTDTIARLGAADAYAAMVARLNASPARVPTTDPLLGRAFTARMSGDDVSAVLFEGLAEADVAAVAPQLVRALATGHDELLRPLADAVGEGLVSHEFGLYHAVQCQDELPFNTGRSPLFTHRADQAVCDAWGLPRSPPEQGVPRAPAFVLGGRYDPTTPVRTSRPAAAALPGARFVEVPHASHAVFLSSACARREIAGFVADPAGRTAAPCLDPPITPGELRVTAAPYEISRAPWLAAPFAVFALTALAQLVVAGLRGRAFAAFGGLCGVAFAGLTGQAVWGLAARNETALAVGVPAVVGPCTWIAVAAVALTAVGAALRWRRWPGWAATAVGGGFLVWWLVWFL; encoded by the coding sequence GTGATCATTCGGGTCGTGCTCGCCCTCGCCCTGTCCGCGCCGCCGGTCCTGATCCCCGCGGCGCCGGCGTCCGCGGCGCCGCAGCCCCGCCCCTGTCCCGTGGCCGTGCCCGCGCGGACGACCTGCGGCTTCCTCACCGTCCCCGAACGCAGGGACGCCCCCGGCAGGACGATCCGCGTCGGCTACGCGCTGCACCGCTCGGCCGCCCGCGACCGCAGGCCCGACCCGGTCGTCTACATGAGCGGCGGCCCCGGGTCGGCGTCGCTGCAGCTCACCGGGTTCCTGGCGCAGATGTTCCCGGACCGGGACGTGGTGACGGTCGAGCAGCGCGGCGGCCGCTACTCCGAGCCCGTGCTGAGCTGCCCCGAGACCGCGGCCGCGCTGCTCGGCCAGCTCCGCACCCCGCGCGACGACGTCGCCGCCGCCGCCGTGAGGTGCCGCGACCGGCTCCGCGAGCAGGGCGTCGACCTCCGCGGCTACACCACCAGGGAGATCGCCGCCGACGTCGTCGCGCTGCGCCGCGAGCTGGGCTACCCGAGCTGGAACCTGTTCGGCGTCAGCTACTCCACCCGCGTGATGGCGCTGGCCGCCGCGACGGACCCGGACGGCACCCGGTCCCTGGTCCTGGACTCCTACCTGCCGCAGAGCGTCGCCTGGTACGACGACGCCGCGCGCAACCTCACCGACACGATCGCCCGCCTCGGCGCCGCGGACGCCTACGCGGCCATGGTCGCCCGGCTCAACGCCTCCCCCGCCCGCGTGCCGACCACCGACCCGCTGCTCGGCCGCGCGTTCACCGCCAGGATGAGCGGCGACGACGTGTCCGCGGTGCTGTTCGAGGGGCTGGCCGAGGCGGACGTGGCGGCCGTGGCCCCCCAGCTGGTGCGCGCGCTCGCCACCGGCCACGACGAGCTGCTGCGCCCGCTCGCCGACGCCGTGGGCGAGGGGCTGGTGTCGCACGAGTTCGGGCTGTACCACGCGGTCCAGTGCCAGGACGAGCTGCCGTTCAACACCGGCCGCTCCCCGCTGTTCACCCACCGGGCCGACCAGGCGGTGTGCGACGCCTGGGGGCTGCCGCGCTCGCCGCCGGAGCAGGGCGTGCCGCGCGCGCCCGCGTTCGTGCTCGGCGGCCGGTACGACCCCACCACGCCGGTCCGCACCAGCAGGCCGGCCGCCGCCGCGCTGCCGGGCGCCCGGTTCGTGGAGGTGCCGCACGCCTCCCACGCGGTCTTCCTGTCCAGTGCGTGCGCCCGCCGCGAGATCGCCGGGTTCGTCGCGGACCCGGCCGGCCGGACCGCCGCCCCCTGCCTGGACCCGCCGATCACGCCGGGCGAGCTGCGCGTGACGGCGGCCCCGTACGAGATCTCGCGGGCCCCCTGGCTGGCCGCGCCGTTCGCGGTGTTCGCGCTGACCGCGCTGGCGCAGCTCGTGGTGGCCGGGCTGCGGGGCCGGGCGTTCGCCGCCTTCGGCGGGTTGTGCGGGGTGGCGTTCGCCGGGCTGACCGGCCAGGCCGTCTGGGGGCTCGCCGCCCGCAACGAGACGGCCCTGGCCGTCGGCGTCCCCGCGGTCGTCGGGCCCTGCACGTGGATCGCGGTCGCCGCGGTGGCGCTCACGGCCGTCGGCGCGGCGCTGCGGTGGCGCCGCTGGCCGGGCTGGGCGGCGACCGCTGTCGGCGGGGGATTCCTCGTATGGTGGTTGGTCTGGTTCCTATGA
- a CDS encoding carbon-nitrogen hydrolase family protein yields the protein MTTIALCQIPVSPDPSTNLKRAREALSRAEGADLAIFPEATLTRYGRRVTSLAEPLDGPFVSGLADAAREHGLAVIAGVFEPGGDRVHNTAVALDAQGSLRAAYRKIHLFDSFGAKESDLVAPGAEPVVVELAGLRVGLVTCYDVRFPELARALVDRGAELFAVIAAWGSGPLKEDHWVTLVRARALENTMWTAAVGQAPNPGESSDGYGVGRSMLVDPLGVVRADLGTAPGVQVVEVDREYTGTARATLPCLQHRVL from the coding sequence GTGACCACAATCGCCCTCTGCCAGATCCCGGTCTCACCTGACCCCTCGACGAACCTCAAGAGGGCCAGGGAGGCGCTTTCCCGCGCCGAGGGGGCCGACCTCGCGATCTTCCCCGAGGCCACGCTGACCCGTTACGGGCGGCGCGTCACGAGCCTGGCCGAGCCGCTGGACGGGCCGTTCGTGTCGGGGCTCGCCGACGCGGCGCGCGAGCACGGCCTGGCGGTGATCGCCGGGGTGTTCGAGCCGGGCGGCGACCGCGTCCACAACACGGCCGTGGCCCTCGACGCCCAGGGCTCGCTGCGGGCCGCGTACCGCAAGATCCACCTGTTCGACTCCTTCGGGGCGAAGGAGTCCGACCTGGTCGCGCCGGGCGCCGAGCCCGTCGTGGTCGAGCTGGCCGGGCTCCGCGTCGGGCTCGTCACCTGCTACGACGTGCGCTTCCCCGAGCTGGCCCGGGCGCTGGTGGACCGCGGCGCGGAGCTGTTCGCGGTCATCGCCGCCTGGGGCTCCGGGCCGCTCAAGGAGGACCACTGGGTGACGCTGGTGCGGGCGCGGGCGCTGGAGAACACCATGTGGACGGCCGCCGTCGGCCAGGCGCCGAACCCGGGCGAGTCCTCCGACGGCTACGGCGTGGGCCGCAGCATGCTGGTCGACCCGCTCGGCGTGGTGCGCGCCGACCTGGGCACCGCGCCCGGCGTTCAGGTGGTGGAGGTGGACCGGGAGTACACCGGGACCGCGCGGGCGACCCTGCCCTGCCTTCAGCACCGGGTCTTGTAG
- a CDS encoding aldo/keto reductase gives MQQLNLGRSGLRVTRACLGTMNFGTAHGLAACDESEARSIIHAFLDAGGTFVDTADLYHRGETEEIVGRAIKGRREEVVLATKGAMPTGAEGRGLSRRHLTRALDASLRRLGTDHVDVYQCHQWDPRTPIEETMATLDGFVRAGKVRYLGCSNFSAAQIVESQWAAARAGGTPFVALQPQYSLIQRAAEAEILPACERHGLGVIAYGTLGGGVLTGRYRAGEAPGRDTRMGRLLGSDLPGARHWAESLLTRRNLEIAEEVAAVAAAVGAAPADVALSWAASRPGVTSALIGPRSVEQLRQNLAAFELDLPEEARARLEEVSRVDTAPADGSFFHLTPGR, from the coding sequence ATGCAGCAGCTCAACCTGGGCCGCTCCGGCCTACGCGTCACCCGGGCCTGCCTCGGCACCATGAACTTCGGCACCGCCCACGGCCTGGCCGCCTGCGACGAGAGCGAGGCCAGGAGCATCATCCACGCCTTCCTCGACGCCGGCGGCACCTTCGTCGACACCGCCGACCTCTACCACCGCGGCGAGACCGAGGAGATCGTCGGCCGCGCGATCAAGGGCCGGCGCGAGGAGGTGGTGCTGGCCACCAAGGGCGCCATGCCCACCGGCGCCGAGGGCCGCGGCCTGTCGCGCCGCCACCTCACCCGCGCCCTCGACGCCAGCCTGCGCCGCCTCGGCACCGACCACGTCGACGTCTACCAGTGCCACCAGTGGGACCCGCGCACGCCGATCGAGGAGACCATGGCCACGCTGGACGGCTTCGTGCGCGCCGGCAAGGTCCGCTACCTCGGCTGCTCCAACTTCAGCGCCGCCCAGATCGTCGAGTCCCAGTGGGCCGCGGCCCGGGCGGGCGGCACCCCGTTCGTCGCCCTGCAGCCGCAGTACTCGCTCATCCAGCGGGCCGCCGAGGCCGAGATCCTGCCCGCCTGCGAACGCCACGGCCTCGGCGTCATCGCCTACGGCACGCTCGGCGGCGGCGTCCTGACCGGCCGCTACCGCGCCGGCGAGGCCCCGGGCCGGGACACCCGCATGGGCCGCCTGCTCGGCAGCGACCTGCCCGGCGCCCGGCACTGGGCCGAGTCCCTGCTCACCCGGCGCAACCTGGAGATCGCCGAGGAGGTGGCCGCGGTCGCCGCCGCCGTGGGGGCCGCGCCGGCCGACGTGGCGCTGTCCTGGGCGGCCTCCCGGCCCGGGGTGACCTCGGCCCTGATCGGGCCGCGGTCGGTGGAGCAGCTGCGGCAGAACCTGGCGGCGTTCGAGCTGGACCTGCCGGAGGAGGCGCGGGCCCGGCTGGAGGAGGTCTCCCGTGTGGACACCGCCCCGGCGGACGGCTCGTTCTTCCACCTCACCCCCGGGCGCTGA
- a CDS encoding pyridoxal phosphate-dependent aminotransferase, which yields MTEPLVSRMRAFGTTIFAEMSALAVQTGSINLGQGFPDTDGPAAMLDRAMQAITSGANQYPPGPGLPELRRAVAEHRADHYRLDYDPSGEVLVTVGATEAIAASVLALCEPGDEVVVFEPFYDSYAASVALAQARLVAVTLRPVAGRFTFDPGELRAAVTPRTRAILVNSPHNPTGTVFTREELEVIAGLCRERDLIAITDEVYEHLTFDGVAHVPLATLPGMRERTVMISSAGKTFSVTGWKTGWVCAPAPLVTAVQTVKQFLTFTASAPWQLAVAYGLRHELEWVSALRAGLQDKRDRLMEGLTAAGFEVLRPAGTYFVQTDIRPLGFTDGLELTRRLPELAGVVAIPTQVFYEHQERGRHYVRFAFCKKDEVIDEAVARLKRLSA from the coding sequence GTGACGGAACCACTTGTGTCCAGGATGCGAGCCTTCGGTACCACCATCTTCGCGGAGATGAGCGCTCTCGCCGTGCAGACCGGATCGATCAACCTCGGCCAGGGGTTCCCCGACACCGACGGGCCGGCCGCCATGCTCGACCGGGCGATGCAGGCCATCACCTCCGGCGCCAACCAGTACCCGCCCGGCCCCGGCCTGCCCGAGCTGCGCCGCGCGGTCGCCGAGCACCGGGCCGACCACTACCGGCTCGACTACGACCCGTCCGGCGAGGTCCTGGTCACGGTGGGCGCCACCGAGGCGATCGCGGCGAGCGTGCTGGCGCTGTGCGAGCCCGGCGACGAGGTGGTCGTGTTCGAGCCGTTCTACGACTCCTACGCCGCCTCCGTCGCGCTCGCCCAGGCGCGGCTGGTGGCGGTCACCCTGCGGCCGGTCGCGGGCCGCTTCACCTTCGACCCCGGCGAGCTGCGCGCCGCCGTCACGCCGCGTACCAGGGCGATCCTGGTCAACTCGCCGCACAACCCGACCGGGACCGTGTTCACCCGCGAGGAGCTGGAGGTCATCGCCGGGCTGTGCCGCGAGCGCGACCTGATCGCGATCACCGACGAGGTGTACGAGCACCTGACCTTCGACGGCGTCGCGCACGTGCCGCTGGCCACGCTGCCCGGCATGCGCGAGCGCACGGTGATGATCTCGTCGGCGGGCAAGACGTTCTCGGTGACCGGCTGGAAGACCGGCTGGGTGTGCGCGCCCGCGCCGCTGGTCACGGCGGTGCAGACGGTCAAGCAGTTCCTCACCTTCACCGCGAGCGCGCCGTGGCAGCTCGCGGTGGCCTACGGGCTGCGGCACGAGCTGGAGTGGGTCTCCGCGCTGCGCGCCGGGCTGCAGGACAAACGCGACCGGCTGATGGAGGGGCTGACGGCGGCCGGGTTCGAGGTGCTGCGGCCGGCCGGCACGTACTTCGTGCAGACCGACATCCGGCCGCTCGGCTTCACCGACGGGCTGGAGCTGACGCGGCGGCTGCCCGAGCTGGCCGGGGTGGTCGCCATCCCGACGCAGGTCTTCTACGAGCATCAGGAACGCGGGCGGCACTACGTCAGGTTCGCCTTCTGCAAGAAGGACGAGGTGATCGACGAGGCGGTGGCGCGGCTCAAGCGCCTGTCGGCCTGA
- a CDS encoding GNAT family N-acetyltransferase, whose amino-acid sequence MFATELGGGALLRPLEPWRAEEFLAHMERGREHVGRFIGLADAVTDLESSRAYLRSYADKAAADTGRLCGIWLDDKLVGGVLLRTMDLALGVAEAGCWLEPAATGRGLVTRAAGVLIDWAVEERGIHRVEWWAAAENTASVAVARRLGMSRDGVLREYYPHRGRRLDMEIWSVLAPEWRERRRSA is encoded by the coding sequence GTGTTCGCGACCGAGCTGGGCGGCGGCGCGCTGCTGCGGCCCCTGGAGCCGTGGCGGGCCGAGGAGTTCCTGGCGCACATGGAGCGCGGCCGGGAGCACGTCGGGCGTTTCATCGGCCTCGCCGACGCGGTGACCGACCTGGAGTCCAGCCGGGCGTACCTGCGCTCGTACGCCGACAAGGCCGCCGCCGACACCGGCCGCCTCTGCGGCATCTGGCTGGACGACAAGCTCGTCGGCGGCGTGCTGCTCCGCACCATGGACCTCGCCCTGGGCGTCGCCGAGGCGGGCTGCTGGCTGGAGCCCGCGGCCACGGGCAGGGGCCTGGTCACCAGGGCGGCCGGCGTGCTCATCGACTGGGCGGTCGAGGAGCGCGGCATCCACCGCGTCGAGTGGTGGGCGGCGGCGGAGAACACCGCCAGCGTCGCGGTGGCGCGGCGGCTCGGCATGAGCCGCGACGGCGTGCTGCGGGAGTACTACCCGCATCGCGGCAGGCGGCTCGACATGGAGATCTGGTCGGTGCTCGCCCCCGAGTGGCGCGAGCGGCGCCGTTCCGCCTGA
- a CDS encoding DUF418 domain-containing protein, translating into MTRIRELDALRGFAVCGIMLVNTWQHTREPDVPLNGVDLVVQNLFQSRFYPIFSALFGISFLLFLRGNSRWALLSRLFWLYCIGLGQGLFYEGEVLTDYAFWGAVVLLPASFLPGGWAQLALGVAGLVAAQLAKGGGAWLIPGLLLVGMGLWRLRPPRSWLLPGFAVSAAATLLLTWAAGGAFRWHLYSAAALAGALAYALGLLLVLRPGLSAVLEPLGRMALTNYVTGTAVIVLALPLLKADPTRWAVVGLAAVTVAVQAAGSRWWLARFRYGPLEWVWRCLTWFRRVPNRLESGRDHNRPLPDPGLT; encoded by the coding sequence ATGACGCGCATCAGAGAGCTCGACGCGCTCCGCGGGTTCGCGGTGTGCGGCATCATGCTGGTCAACACCTGGCAGCACACCCGCGAGCCCGACGTGCCGCTCAACGGCGTGGACCTGGTGGTCCAGAACCTCTTCCAGAGCCGCTTCTACCCGATCTTCTCGGCGCTGTTCGGCATCAGCTTCCTGCTGTTCCTGCGCGGCAACAGCCGGTGGGCGCTGCTGAGCCGGCTGTTCTGGCTCTACTGCATCGGGCTGGGGCAGGGCCTGTTCTACGAGGGCGAGGTGCTGACCGACTACGCCTTCTGGGGGGCGGTGGTGCTGCTGCCCGCCTCGTTCCTGCCGGGCGGCTGGGCGCAGCTCGCGCTCGGCGTGGCGGGGCTGGTCGCGGCCCAGCTCGCCAAGGGCGGCGGGGCGTGGCTGATCCCCGGCCTGCTGCTGGTGGGCATGGGGCTGTGGCGGCTGCGGCCGCCCCGGTCGTGGCTGCTGCCGGGCTTCGCGGTGTCCGCGGCGGCCACGCTGCTGCTCACCTGGGCCGCGGGCGGCGCCTTCCGCTGGCACCTCTACAGCGCGGCGGCGCTGGCGGGGGCGCTGGCGTACGCGCTGGGCCTGCTGCTGGTGCTGCGGCCGGGCCTGTCGGCGGTGCTGGAGCCGCTCGGCAGGATGGCCCTGACGAACTACGTGACCGGCACCGCCGTGATCGTGCTGGCGCTGCCGCTGCTCAAGGCCGACCCGACCCGCTGGGCCGTGGTGGGTCTCGCGGCGGTCACCGTGGCGGTGCAGGCGGCGGGCAGCAGGTGGTGGCTGGCCCGGTTCCGGTACGGGCCGCTGGAGTGGGTCTGGCGGTGCCTGACCTGGTTTCGACGGGTGCCCAACCGGTTAGAGTCGGGCCGTGACCACAATCGCCCTCTGCCAGATCCCGGTCTCACCTGA
- a CDS encoding acetyl-CoA carboxylase carboxyltransferase subunit alpha/beta — translation MSRPDARTLIETVLDRGSWKSWDAPPADPAEPGSSYADELAAARVKSGYDEAVITGEGLLDGRRVAVVACEFSFMAGSIGVAAAERFTAAVERAGRERLPLLAAPSSGGTRMQEGALAFVQMVKIAAAVQAHRALGLPYLVYVRHPTTGGVLASWGSLGHVTAAEPGALIGFMGPRVFEALHGYPFPEGVQVAENLYHKGLLDAVVSAGDLRAVAIRALTVLAADKDAVVAGEPPEEDLRPVEPWEAITRSRRDDRPGVRTLLKLAAADVTPLSGTGTGDNEPGLLLALARFGSAPAVVLGQDRRLQRVNSPLGPAGLRVARRGMRLAAELGLPLVTVIDTAGADLSKAAEEGGLAAEIARCLAELVLLDAPTVCLLLGEGAGGAALALLPADRVLCAQHAWLSPLPPEGASAILYRSVDFAPEIAQLQRIRATDLRRDGIVDRVVPEVPDAAYEPRRFCERVGRALQYEIAGLLRQSPADRLAARQARYRRLGA, via the coding sequence GTGAGCCGTCCGGACGCGCGCACACTGATCGAAACGGTCCTCGACCGGGGGTCGTGGAAGTCGTGGGACGCGCCGCCCGCCGATCCGGCCGAGCCCGGCTCCTCCTACGCCGACGAGCTGGCCGCGGCCCGCGTCAAGTCCGGCTACGACGAGGCCGTGATCACCGGTGAGGGCCTGCTCGACGGCCGCCGCGTGGCGGTCGTGGCCTGCGAGTTCTCGTTCATGGCCGGCTCGATCGGGGTGGCCGCGGCCGAGCGGTTCACCGCCGCCGTCGAACGGGCCGGGCGCGAGCGGCTGCCGCTGCTGGCCGCGCCGTCCTCTGGCGGCACGCGCATGCAGGAGGGCGCGCTCGCGTTCGTGCAGATGGTCAAGATCGCCGCCGCGGTCCAGGCGCACCGCGCGCTCGGCCTGCCCTACCTCGTGTACGTGCGCCACCCGACGACCGGCGGCGTGCTGGCCTCCTGGGGCTCGCTCGGGCACGTCACGGCCGCCGAGCCGGGGGCGCTGATCGGGTTCATGGGGCCCCGCGTCTTCGAGGCGCTGCACGGCTACCCGTTCCCCGAGGGCGTGCAGGTCGCCGAGAACCTCTACCACAAGGGCCTGCTCGACGCCGTGGTGTCGGCCGGCGACCTGCGGGCGGTGGCGATCAGGGCGCTGACCGTGCTGGCCGCCGACAAGGACGCCGTGGTGGCCGGCGAGCCGCCGGAGGAGGACCTGCGGCCGGTCGAGCCGTGGGAGGCGATCACCCGCTCCCGCCGCGACGACCGGCCAGGGGTGCGCACGCTGCTCAAGCTCGCCGCGGCCGACGTCACGCCGCTCAGCGGCACCGGCACCGGCGACAACGAGCCGGGGCTGCTGCTCGCGCTGGCCCGCTTCGGCAGCGCGCCCGCCGTGGTGCTCGGCCAGGACCGGCGGCTGCAGCGGGTCAACTCGCCGCTGGGCCCGGCCGGGCTGCGGGTCGCCAGGCGCGGCATGCGGCTGGCCGCCGAGCTGGGCCTGCCGCTGGTCACCGTCATCGACACCGCGGGGGCCGACCTGTCGAAGGCGGCCGAGGAGGGCGGGCTGGCCGCCGAGATCGCCCGCTGCCTGGCCGAGCTGGTCCTGCTCGACGCGCCGACCGTCTGCCTGCTGCTGGGCGAGGGCGCGGGCGGCGCGGCCCTCGCCCTGCTGCCCGCTGACCGGGTGTTGTGCGCCCAGCACGCCTGGCTGTCGCCGCTGCCGCCCGAGGGGGCCTCGGCGATCCTCTACCGCTCGGTCGATTTCGCGCCCGAGATCGCCCAGCTCCAGCGCATCCGCGCCACCGACCTGCGGCGCGACGGCATCGTGGACCGGGTGGTGCCGGAGGTGCCGGACGCCGCCTACGAGCCGCGGCGGTTCTGCGAGCGGGTGGGGCGGGCGCTGCAGTACGAGATCGCGGGGCTGCTGCGGCAGAGCCCGGCGGACCGCCTCGCGGCCCGCCAGGCCCGCTACCGCAGGCTCGGCGCCTGA
- a CDS encoding sigma-70 family RNA polymerase sigma factor, translating to MIDTPTTAPPSFAELFAAQYPHLVRLAGLLGADDPEDIAQEAFARLHARRLRDDAAALSYLRATVCNLTRNRLRHLRLVRLRRPDPPEPARSSEHAVLVAEEHRALLAAVDRLPRRQREALVLRYWLDLSEREIAEAMGVSPGSVKTHASRAIAALGRALKEEEDAR from the coding sequence GTGATCGACACACCGACCACGGCGCCCCCGTCGTTCGCGGAGCTGTTCGCCGCCCAGTACCCGCACCTGGTGCGGCTGGCGGGCCTGCTGGGCGCCGACGACCCCGAGGACATCGCCCAGGAGGCCTTCGCCCGGCTGCACGCCCGGCGGCTGCGCGACGACGCCGCGGCGCTGTCGTACCTGCGGGCGACCGTCTGCAACCTGACCCGCAACCGCCTGCGGCACCTCCGCCTGGTCCGCCTGCGCCGTCCCGACCCGCCCGAACCGGCCCGCAGCAGCGAGCACGCCGTGCTCGTCGCCGAGGAGCACCGCGCGCTGCTGGCCGCGGTGGACCGCCTGCCGCGCCGCCAGCGCGAGGCCCTGGTCCTGCGGTACTGGCTGGACCTGTCCGAACGGGAGATCGCCGAGGCCATGGGCGTCTCGCCCGGCTCGGTGAAGACGCACGCCAGCCGCGCCATCGCCGCGCTCGGCCGGGCGCTCAAGGAAGAGGAGGACGCGCGATGA
- a CDS encoding FUSC family protein, protein MRTRLSDHVRERLGTFALTAPSIAQCAVGAALAWIVAMELLGHPRPFFAPISVLICVGVGLGQRLRRVVELVVGVSLGVGVGDLLVSAIGSGPWQIALVVALAMAIAVLLDGGGLFVAQAGSSAVLVATLVPTAGAGGLDRMADALTGGVIGIAAVALMPASPFTIAAKHLSGVLDALSTALERAAEAIEKRDVDLAAEALEEARGTQAAVEEFEKALETSKEITTISPLHWHRRARLARYETAAVPVDLAMRNVRVLCRRTLASLGEASPPPATLAEAMREVSEAALLLQLELGAGREPTLARQALLAVAARERPEHLGFSAHVIIAQLRSVVVDLLQATGMEHEEATATLTPLDGTTG, encoded by the coding sequence GTGCGCACGAGGCTCAGCGATCACGTCAGGGAACGTCTGGGCACGTTCGCCCTCACCGCCCCCTCCATCGCGCAGTGCGCGGTCGGCGCGGCGCTGGCCTGGATCGTGGCGATGGAGCTGCTCGGCCACCCGCGGCCGTTCTTCGCCCCCATCTCCGTGCTGATCTGCGTGGGCGTGGGCCTCGGGCAGCGGCTGCGCCGGGTGGTGGAGCTGGTCGTCGGGGTCAGCCTCGGGGTCGGGGTGGGCGACCTGCTGGTGTCCGCGATCGGGTCGGGGCCGTGGCAGATCGCGCTGGTGGTGGCGCTGGCGATGGCGATCGCGGTGCTGCTGGACGGCGGGGGGCTGTTCGTGGCGCAGGCCGGGTCGTCGGCGGTGCTGGTGGCCACGCTCGTCCCGACGGCGGGCGCGGGCGGCCTGGACCGCATGGCCGACGCCCTGACCGGCGGCGTCATCGGCATCGCGGCGGTCGCGCTGATGCCCGCGAGCCCGTTCACCATCGCGGCCAAGCACCTGTCCGGGGTGCTGGACGCGCTGTCCACCGCACTGGAGCGCGCCGCCGAGGCCATCGAGAAGCGGGACGTGGACCTGGCCGCCGAGGCGCTGGAGGAGGCGCGCGGCACGCAGGCGGCGGTGGAGGAGTTCGAGAAGGCGCTGGAGACCAGCAAGGAGATCACCACGATCTCGCCGCTGCACTGGCACCGGCGGGCCCGCCTGGCCCGCTACGAGACCGCCGCCGTGCCGGTGGACCTGGCGATGCGCAACGTCCGCGTGCTGTGCCGGCGCACGCTCGCCTCGCTCGGCGAGGCGAGCCCGCCCCCGGCCACGCTCGCCGAGGCCATGCGCGAGGTGTCGGAGGCCGCGCTGCTGCTGCAGCTCGAACTGGGCGCGGGACGGGAGCCGACGCTGGCCAGGCAGGCGCTGCTCGCGGTGGCGGCCAGGGAGCGGCCCGAGCACCTGGGGTTCTCCGCGCACGTGATCATCGCGCAGCTCCGCTCCGTCGTGGTGGACCTGCTCCAGGCCACCGGCATGGAGCACGAGGAGGCCACCGCCACCCTGACCCCGCTGGACGGCACGACCGGCTGA
- a CDS encoding TetR/AcrR family transcriptional regulator, protein MMRADAQRNRARVLEAAEQVLARDGLAASMREIAEVAGVGVGTIYRQFPTKEALYQAIVLDRQRRLAERAAELTGASDAGEAFFAFFTRIVEDSTVKKVLIDALREAGIDPKAGMPDIRGAIEALLRRAQDAGAVRADVGMPELLALLSATSLAAQHNNWDAGLRTRTLRVVFDGLRPTGA, encoded by the coding sequence ATGATGCGCGCCGACGCCCAGCGCAACCGCGCCCGCGTGCTGGAGGCCGCCGAGCAGGTGCTGGCGAGGGACGGCCTGGCCGCGTCGATGCGGGAGATCGCCGAGGTGGCCGGCGTCGGCGTGGGGACGATCTACCGCCAGTTCCCCACCAAGGAGGCGCTCTACCAGGCCATCGTGCTCGACCGCCAGCGGCGCCTGGCCGAGCGGGCCGCCGAGCTGACGGGAGCGTCCGACGCCGGGGAGGCGTTCTTCGCCTTCTTCACCCGGATCGTCGAGGACTCGACCGTCAAGAAGGTCCTCATCGACGCGCTGCGGGAGGCCGGCATCGACCCCAAGGCCGGCATGCCGGACATCCGCGGCGCGATCGAGGCGTTGCTGCGGCGCGCCCAGGACGCCGGCGCGGTGCGCGCCGACGTCGGCATGCCCGAGCTGCTGGCGCTGCTCAGCGCCACGTCCCTGGCCGCGCAGCACAACAACTGGGACGCGGGCCTGCGCACCCGCACGCTGCGGGTGGTCTTCGACGGGCTCAGGCCGACAGGCGCTTGA